The Streptomyces sp. R28 region ATGGTGATCAGTCCACCGTCACGTAGTCGGGGCCGGAGTAGCGGCCGGTGGCCAGCTTCTGACGCTGCATCAGCAGGTCGTTCAGGAGCGAGGACGCGCCGAAGCGGAACCAGTGGTTGTCCAGCCAGTCCTCGCCCGCGGTCTCGTTGACCAGTACGAGGAACTTGATGGCGTCCTTGGTCGTCCTGATGCCGCCGGCCGGCTTCACGCCGACCTGGATGCCGGTCTGGGCGCGGTAGTCGCGGACGGCCTCCAGCATCAGGAGCGTGTTCGCGGGGGTGGCGTTGACGGCGACCTTGCCGGTGGACGTCTTGATGAAGTCCGCGCCCGCGAGCATGCCGAGCCAGCTGGCACGGCGGATGTTGTCGTACGTCGAGAGTTCGCCGGTCTCGAAGATGACCTTGAGGCGGGCGCTGGTCCCGCAGGCCTCCTTCACGGCGACGATCTCGTCGTACACCTTCACGTACTTCCCCGCGAGGAACGCCCCGCGGTCGATGACCATGTCGATCTCGTCGGCACCGGCGGCGACGGCGTCGCGCACGTCGGCCAGCTTCACAGCGAGGGCGGCGCGGCCGGCCGGGAAGGCGGTGGCGACCGAGGCGACCTTCACGGAGGAGCCGGCGACGGCCTCCTTGGCGGTGGCCACCATGTCGGGATAGACGCAGACGGCTGCCGTCGCCGGGGTCGTCC contains the following coding sequences:
- the deoC gene encoding deoxyribose-phosphate aldolase, which produces MTMPTNATNAAHALTDVTASDSTLRRFLHGLPGVDAVGLEGRAASLGTRSIKTTAKAYAIDLAISMVDLTTLEGADTPGKVRALGAKAVHPDPTDRTTPATAAVCVYPDMVATAKEAVAGSSVKVASVATAFPAGRAALAVKLADVRDAVAAGADEIDMVIDRGAFLAGKYVKVYDEIVAVKEACGTSARLKVIFETGELSTYDNIRRASWLGMLAGADFIKTSTGKVAVNATPANTLLMLEAVRDYRAQTGIQVGVKPAGGIRTTKDAIKFLVLVNETAGEDWLDNHWFRFGASSLLNDLLMQRQKLATGRYSGPDYVTVD